The following DNA comes from Mycobacteriales bacterium.
TCATCGTCGACGTACGAGTTCATCCAGCATATTCGCCGCGGGTGCGTGCCGGAGCCGGCACCCTCGATTCCGATTGGACACCGGGAGGAACGGATGAGCGCCGAAGTCTCCGCCGAGGTCAACGACCTGTTGGCGAAGCCGCTGTTCGCGGTCGTCGGCCTGAATAGGCCGGATGCCGCGCCTCAACTCACCGTCGTCTGGTACGAGTGGGACGGCTCGACCTTCCGGTTCTCCACCACGCGATCGCGCGCGAAGTTCGCCAACATCCGGCGGGACCCGGCAATCTCGCTGCTGATCAACGACCCTGAGTCGACGTCCTACGTCGTGGCCTACGGCAGGGCGGAGGCCGAGGAGTCCGGCCATGCCGAGTTGAGCCGTCGCCTCTTCGCCAGATACCTGCCCGGAACGGATCCCGGGGGCCGCCCGACGGATCCCGATCGGGTCGTCATCGCCGTCACCCCCGAACGGATACTCGCCGGCCGGTAGCCCCGACCCGACGGCCGGTCCGACGTTGACCACCCGGCAGACCTCTGACTAAAGTCAGATGATGGACGCAGGGTTGGTCGGGCAGGTCCGTCGCTTCGACCGCATCGTCACCCAGCGGATCGGCGCTCTCGACGACGGATTCCTGGCCCGTAGTCGGCCGCTCGGGCAGGCCCGAGTGCTGTGGGAGATCGGTGCCGAGGGGACCGAGGTGCGGTCACTCCGCTCGCGGCTGGATCTCGATTCCGGCTATCTGAGCCGGCTGCTGCGCTCTCTGGAGTCCGACGGCCTGGTCGCGGTCGCGGCCGACGGGACCGACGCTCGGGTGCGAACGGTGCGGCTGACCCGGGCGGGTCGGGCCGAGCGGGACGAACTCGACCGGCGCTCCGACGACCTGGCCACCTCGATCCTCACACCGCTGAGCGATCAGCAGCGCAGCCGCCTGGTCGCGGCGATGGGTGAGGTCGAGCGTCTGCTGGTTGCCTCGATGGTGCAGATCGCCGTGGTCGATCCCCGCGAGGCGGCGGCCCGTCGTTGCATCCGGGCGTACGTCGACGAACTCGCGCGGCGGTTCGACTCGGGCTTCGATCCGGCCCGCAGTCTGTCCGCCGAAGACGCCGAGCTGACACCACCATCGGGACTGCTGCTGGTCGCCACCCTGCACTCGGACCCGGTCGGGTGCGGCGCGCTGAAGTTCCATGACCACGCCCCGGCAGAGCTCAAGCGGATGTGGGTGGCACCCGCGGCCCGTGGCCTGGGCCTGGGGCGGCGGCTGCTCGCCGAACTCGAAACCCGCGCGGCCGCCCACGGCGTACACACCCTGCACCTCGAGACCAACCGCGCACTCACCGAAGCAATCGGCCTCTACCGGTCGGCCGGTTACCGCCAGGTCGAGCCGTTCAACAACGAGCCCTACGCACACCACTGGTTCGAGAAGTCGATCGATCCCTGAGGTCGCGGCCGCTCCTCGCCGGTCCCGGTGCAGACTGGTGGGCGTGCTCGTGTTGACCGGAGCCGAGACCCGCGCGTTGCTCGACCTTGACGAGCTGCGCGCCGGACTTGCTACGGCGATGCGGGAGGTGAGTGAGGGACGGGCATCGATGCCGGCCCGGATCGCCGCGCTGGTGCCCGAGCGTGGCATGCTCGCCGCGATGCCGGCCTATGTCCAGGGCAACGGTGGGCTCGCCGCGAAGCTGGTGAGCCTGTTTCCCGGCAACGCCGGCACCGCGGTCCCGACCCACCAGGCAGTCGTCGTCGTCTTCGACCCGGACACGGGACAGCCGCTCGCGCTGCTCGACGGCACGTCGATCACCACAGTCCGGACCGCCGCCGGGTCGGCGCTTTCCGCCGATCTGCTGGCAGTTCCGAACGCAGCGATCATGGCAATTCTCGGCACCGGAGTGCAGGCCCGCGCCCACGCACACGCGATGGTCCGGGTACGGCCGATTCGCCAGATCCGGATCGCCGGACGGGATCGGGAGCGGGCAGCTGCGCTCGCCGCCGACCTACAGGCGGAGCTGCACATCGACGTGGAAGCACGGGACAGTTACGTCGCCGCGTGTGCGGACGCTGACATCGTCTGCGCCGCCACGCATTCGCCGACGCCCGTCGTACACCGCGATGCGCTCCGGCCCGGGGTGCACGTGACCTCGGTCGGCTACAACACGGCCGGGCATGAGCTCGACACGGCGACCGTGGCTGACTCCGTGCTCGTCGTCGAATCCCGCGACGCCGTCCTCGCACCACCACCGGCGGGCGCCCAGGATCTGCTTGTGCCGATCGAGCAGGGCCTCATCGGGCCCGGGCACATCCACGCCGAGATCGGAGAGCTGCTCTCCGGCGCCAGACCGGGGCGCACCTCCGCCGACCAGATCACGCTGTACAAATCGGTCGGGATCGCCGCGCAGGACGTCGTGGCCGCGAACCTCGTCCTGACCGCCGCCAGGTCCGCCGGGGTCGGCGTCGAGGTGGACCTCTAAGTCAAACGGCCAGGCGGTCGTGGACCGCGGCGAGCTGGCTGTCGTTCACCCCGGCGGCCACCAGGTAGGCCCGCACCCCGCCGTGCCGTTCGCGTATGTGGGCGAGGGTGTCGAGCATGACGGTCGGCGGAG
Coding sequences within:
- a CDS encoding PPOX class F420-dependent oxidoreductase; this encodes MSAEVSAEVNDLLAKPLFAVVGLNRPDAAPQLTVVWYEWDGSTFRFSTTRSRAKFANIRRDPAISLLINDPESTSYVVAYGRAEAEESGHAELSRRLFARYLPGTDPGGRPTDPDRVVIAVTPERILAGR
- a CDS encoding bifunctional helix-turn-helix transcriptional regulator/GNAT family N-acetyltransferase gives rise to the protein MMDAGLVGQVRRFDRIVTQRIGALDDGFLARSRPLGQARVLWEIGAEGTEVRSLRSRLDLDSGYLSRLLRSLESDGLVAVAADGTDARVRTVRLTRAGRAERDELDRRSDDLATSILTPLSDQQRSRLVAAMGEVERLLVASMVQIAVVDPREAAARRCIRAYVDELARRFDSGFDPARSLSAEDAELTPPSGLLLVATLHSDPVGCGALKFHDHAPAELKRMWVAPAARGLGLGRRLLAELETRAAAHGVHTLHLETNRALTEAIGLYRSAGYRQVEPFNNEPYAHHWFEKSIDP
- a CDS encoding ornithine cyclodeaminase family protein, coding for MLVLTGAETRALLDLDELRAGLATAMREVSEGRASMPARIAALVPERGMLAAMPAYVQGNGGLAAKLVSLFPGNAGTAVPTHQAVVVVFDPDTGQPLALLDGTSITTVRTAAGSALSADLLAVPNAAIMAILGTGVQARAHAHAMVRVRPIRQIRIAGRDRERAAALAADLQAELHIDVEARDSYVAACADADIVCAATHSPTPVVHRDALRPGVHVTSVGYNTAGHELDTATVADSVLVVESRDAVLAPPPAGAQDLLVPIEQGLIGPGHIHAEIGELLSGARPGRTSADQITLYKSVGIAAQDVVAANLVLTAARSAGVGVEVDL